TCGGTATTGTACAAACGTTTCAACCGGATCTGGCCCGCTGGATTCCCCCGGATCTCGTTTATCCCGTTCTGGAACGGGAAGTTCCATCGGATGTTTCCGAGATCGGCCCTTGGAGGGAGCATGACCTGATGCCGGATGGGGATGGGTTCTGGCGGGTGGCTGGTGAAGACCCGTTCTGGCTTTCTCCGAATATCGACATTTTCCCCCGACGGGTGAAGGGGGTATTCGTCGAGATGGATGTTCAGCCGTCCGTTTCCTTGAAACGGATTGCGTTGCAGGTGTTCTGGAGAACGTATGAATTGGATTTCAATGAAATACGGAGCTTTCGCTTGATCGTCCGACCCAGGGATGGTGCCGTGCGATTTTTCCTGCCGCTTCTCGTATTGCCGCCGGATGATCTGCTGAAGCATCTGCGAATTGATCTGGACGGATGTGCATCGTGCAAAGTCCGGTTGCGTTCAGTGCAATTCGTGACTGGAGATCTTCGGGAATATCGGGCTTGGTTGCCGCGGCAGTTGATCTACGGCCTCGGGAAAAACGTTTATGGAAGGAATATTCTCGAGGATATTGCGGCCAATCTCCGAAGAGACAAGATCTTTCTGTTGTTGTATGGATGCTGTATCGCAGGATGTGTGTGGCTTCTGTATCCTCTGCGAGGCCGAAAGCACCCGTCTGTCGGATCCCAAGATGCTACGGAGTGCAAGCATACGGCATCGGGATGCTGAAATGGATATCCGCTCTTTACTTTTTTGCAGGAATGGCGACAACCCTTCACAAACAGACAAGGACTTGAATGTGCGGCATTTGTGGTTTCAGCTGGAACGATGCGGAGTTGATCCGTCGGATGAGCCGGCGGTTGATTCATCGGGGACCGGATCAGGACGGGCATTTCTGCTGTGACGGTGCTTCTCTGGGGCACCGAAGGCTCAGCATCATCGACCTGAGCCAGAACGGCAGACAACCCATGTTCAACGAAGACCGATCCCTGGTCTTGGTCTTCAACGGGGAAATCTACAATTTTCGAGAGCTTCGGGAAGAACTGCTTCAGAAAGGCCATGTTTTTGCGAGCCATTCGGATTCGGAAGTCATCCTGCATGCCTGGGAGACATACGGTACGGGGGCGCTCGAACGATTGAGAGGCATGTTTGCCTTCGCACTGTATGAGGCGGCGTCCGGACGGATCTATCTGGTCCGGGATCGGATCGGGATCAAACCGCTGTATTATGCCGTTCAGAATGGACGGCTACGCTTCGCTTCGGAAATCAAAGCCATTCTGGAGGATGAGCGCATCGAGCGATCCCTCAATCCCCAGGCGCTTTACGACTATCTCGGATTTGAATTCGTTCCTGCACCGGATACGTTTTTCAAAGGCATTTCCAAAATTCCAGCCGGACACTATTTCGTTTGGGAAAAAGGGCAGGGAAATCTGGTTCGCTACTGGGATCTGCGCATGAAGCCCGGAAGTCACAGACTTTCCTTCGATGAGGCGGTCGCCACCGAGCGCAGACTTCTGGAAGAAGCCGTCGCAAGCCATTTGATCAGCGACGTCCCGCTCGGGGTTTTTCTATCCGGCGGACTCGATTCCAGTGCGCTGGTAGCCATGATGCGGCGGCGTATCACCGGGTCCCTGAAAACCTTTACGATTGGCTATCGGGATCCGTCCTTCAGCGAAACAGAATATGCCCGGATCGTTGCCGATCATTTCCAGACGGATCATCAAGTGTTGATGATCGACGATCTGAAGCCCGAGTATGTGGAGCAGGCGCTGTGGCATTTGGATGAGCCGATGACCGATCTATCCGCCGTGCCGCTCTATCTGTTGTGTCAGCAGGCCAAACGCCATGTGACCGTATGTTTGAGCGGAGAGGGCGGAGACGAAAGTTTCGCAGGGTACGACCGTTTCAAGGCAAGCCGTTTGTATCGCTGGTATTGCTATGTGCCGAGGGAGATTCGTGACGGTGTGATCGCCAAAATCGTGGATCGCTTGCCGGATCGTCCCCAGAAGAAGGGGCTGATCAACATGCTCAAGCGATTTGTGGAAGGCGCGAGGCTGCCCGACGAAGCCATGCACCTGCGGTGGCAATACTTCCTGCCTCCGGAAATGGTCGATCCATTGTTCAAACCCGATTTCCGGGAAAATCTCGTTCTGGATCCGTTCAGACAGATCCGGCAATATGCCGAGCGATGCGACGCCGAAGATCCGGTCAATCGTGAAGTGTATCTCGACATGCGTTTCATGATGACCGACAGCGTTCTGATGAAAGTGGACAAGATGAGCATGGCCAGTGCCCTCGAAATCCGGGTTCCCCTTCTGGATCATGTGTTCGTCGAATTCATGGCATCCCTTCCCGGAGACTGGAAGCTGAAGGGGCTGACGACAAAACATGTATTTCGGGAGGCATTGAAGGGAATCCTTCCCGACAAGATTGTGTATCGGGGAAAACAGGGATACAGCCTGCCGGTGAAGAACCTGCTGCGAAACGAGCTGAAATCGTATATGGTCGATCTGTTGAAGTCTTCGGCCATCATCCGGGAAACGATGAACATCGACTTCATCGATCGGTTGATTGGCGAGCATCTTCAGATGCGGCACAACCACAACCATATCCTGTGGGCCCTGATGAATGTCGCCATCTGGCATCTGCATTTCTTCTGACTCCTGATTTTTTACAAATCCATCGTAACGTAGAGGAGATTCGTAGTGAACATACTGGTGACTGGAGGGACAGGGTTTACCGGAAAGGCGCTGGTGCGCAGGTTGTTGCAGGATGGTCATCGGGTGGTTGCCCTGGATTACAAGGAAGGGCTCAAAACCCAGGAGCTTCGGGACTGGGGGGCCAAGGTGGTTATCGGAAGCGTTACCGATCCGGAAGTGGTCGACCGATGCATGAAGGATATCGAGGTAGTCCACCATCTGGCTGCAGCGTTCCGGGAACTGGACGTGCCCAACCGGTATTATTACGAGGTCAACGTCGAAGGCACCCGAACGGTTCTGGATGCCGCCTGGCGGCATGGTGTCCGAAAATTTATTTACTGCAGTACCTGTGGTGTGCATGGCAACATCGATCATCCCCCTGGCGATGAAACGGCTCCCATTCATGCGGCGGATTATTATCAGCAGACGAAATACGAAGCCGAACCGGTCGTTCAGTCCTATTTCCGAAAGGGTTTGAAAACCGTCATTCTGCGACCTGCTGCGATCTCCGGCGATCCCGAACGCTTTTTCATGATCTTCAAGCGCGTCGCATCGGGGGTGTTCCCGATGTTCGGGGATGGAAAAACCCTCTATCATCCGTTGTACATCGATCACCTGGTGGATGCCTTCGTTTTGAGTATGGCGGAAGGCAAGGGGGACGGAGAAGCCTACCTCATCGCAGACGAGCATTATCTGACCATCGAGGAATTGGTCCGTCGAACGGCCAAAGCCTTGGGGGTACGGGTCAAAATTCCCCATTTTCCCCTTCTTCCTGTCATGATTGCGGGTCATGTGTGTGAAGCCGTTTGCAAACCCTTTCATATCGCTCCGCCGATTTTCCCGAGAAGGGTGGACTGGTTTCGGCAGAACAGAGCCTTTAAGATCGACAAGGCGAAGCGGGATCTGGGATATCGACCCACGGTCGATATCGACGAAGGGTTGAGACGGACGGCGCAGTGGTATCGAGAAGAAGGGCTTCTTTCGTGACATACGGCTGTTTCCGAAGATGGGCGGATCGTTGCGAGCGGTGGCTTTTGGCTTGAGCAATCGATATGGATAAGCATTCGGAAACCGTTCGTACGCGAAAGAAATGGCTTTGGTTGAAGCTCTGTTTCGGGCTGGGGACGTTTGCCCTGTTGTTCTGGCTCTTCGATCCGAAAGCCACCCTGTCGATGTTGGCCAAGGCCAGCGTTCCCCACCTGTTTCTGGCGTTGCTGAGTTGTGTCGTCGTTCTGATGGCCCGATCTCTGCGTTGGCTTGTGATCATGCGGGACATGGGGTTTCAGGGCCGATTCTGGCGGATCGTCGAGATCTATGCCATCAGCCTCTGGTTCAATACCTTCCTGCCTGGAAGCGTCGGAGGGGATGCTTACAAAGTGTACGGTCTGATCCAGGATGGTTCCAAACCGATCCAGTCCTTCGCGACGGTTCTGATGGAACGGTTGAGCGGGCTGGGGGCGCTGATATCGATCGCCATTTTCTCGGTGATCGGGTTTGGCCATCTGATGCCGATCCCCTCCTGGATGCTGCTCAGCCTCATTCTGATGGTTGCAGCTTTAGTGGTCGGGATCCTGTTTTCGGTACGATTGATTGAA
This portion of the Desulfatirhabdium butyrativorans DSM 18734 genome encodes:
- the asnB gene encoding asparagine synthase (glutamine-hydrolyzing), which gives rise to MCGICGFSWNDAELIRRMSRRLIHRGPDQDGHFCCDGASLGHRRLSIIDLSQNGRQPMFNEDRSLVLVFNGEIYNFRELREELLQKGHVFASHSDSEVILHAWETYGTGALERLRGMFAFALYEAASGRIYLVRDRIGIKPLYYAVQNGRLRFASEIKAILEDERIERSLNPQALYDYLGFEFVPAPDTFFKGISKIPAGHYFVWEKGQGNLVRYWDLRMKPGSHRLSFDEAVATERRLLEEAVASHLISDVPLGVFLSGGLDSSALVAMMRRRITGSLKTFTIGYRDPSFSETEYARIVADHFQTDHQVLMIDDLKPEYVEQALWHLDEPMTDLSAVPLYLLCQQAKRHVTVCLSGEGGDESFAGYDRFKASRLYRWYCYVPREIRDGVIAKIVDRLPDRPQKKGLINMLKRFVEGARLPDEAMHLRWQYFLPPEMVDPLFKPDFRENLVLDPFRQIRQYAERCDAEDPVNREVYLDMRFMMTDSVLMKVDKMSMASALEIRVPLLDHVFVEFMASLPGDWKLKGLTTKHVFREALKGILPDKIVYRGKQGYSLPVKNLLRNELKSYMVDLLKSSAIIRETMNIDFIDRLIGEHLQMRHNHNHILWALMNVAIWHLHFF
- a CDS encoding NAD-dependent epimerase/dehydratase family protein, which produces MNILVTGGTGFTGKALVRRLLQDGHRVVALDYKEGLKTQELRDWGAKVVIGSVTDPEVVDRCMKDIEVVHHLAAAFRELDVPNRYYYEVNVEGTRTVLDAAWRHGVRKFIYCSTCGVHGNIDHPPGDETAPIHAADYYQQTKYEAEPVVQSYFRKGLKTVILRPAAISGDPERFFMIFKRVASGVFPMFGDGKTLYHPLYIDHLVDAFVLSMAEGKGDGEAYLIADEHYLTIEELVRRTAKALGVRVKIPHFPLLPVMIAGHVCEAVCKPFHIAPPIFPRRVDWFRQNRAFKIDKAKRDLGYRPTVDIDEGLRRTAQWYREEGLLS
- a CDS encoding lysylphosphatidylglycerol synthase transmembrane domain-containing protein — translated: MDKHSETVRTRKKWLWLKLCFGLGTFALLFWLFDPKATLSMLAKASVPHLFLALLSCVVVLMARSLRWLVIMRDMGFQGRFWRIVEIYAISLWFNTFLPGSVGGDAYKVYGLIQDGSKPIQSFATVLMERLSGLGALISIAIFSVIGFGHLMPIPSWMLLSLILMVAALVVGILFSVRLIEPGALLFRKRFPRISQRLTDERIRLLADVFHDLIRNKRLLWRAYVLGLLLQLVVLVSYYVVSLALNERISILFFLIFFPLIEIVSLIPITVNGMGIRELMLAVFLQYAGVGPSYAIGFSILLRLILVVLALAGGLLLLVRPGTVGNRSENVPK